From the genome of Miscanthus floridulus cultivar M001 chromosome 10, ASM1932011v1, whole genome shotgun sequence, one region includes:
- the LOC136485080 gene encoding glutathione S-transferase T3-like — protein MSGGGYWTDLVTGFEGVRSLDEFSFPMTQETHTYEDVQVGAGVEEHEVQAVAGVEVVEVQSSAGGNKRPRVPRPNAKRQKNFIPDEDVIVVSAWLNVSKDPVQGANQSHSSFWRRIYDYYETHRKSFASRTESSLMHRWMYILENVNKYCACYDAIERRNQSGKTIHDKVSEALTMFQGMNGEKTFTLMQCWNILKDEEKWKAKRRELAELKQAGNKKKKVRPDSTPTNVQVNITEDVTEIAPPESEARKRPQGQKKAKDALRRGGGEACMEALDKMWAKKEAFDMEKEKKKEERHMASLELEKRRLALEEKKVEAELRKVENDTIEKEEKIMAMDISALTPQQQQYYTVMQQKIVDRRLAN, from the exons ATGTCCGGTGGTGGATATTGGACTGATTTGGTCACAGGATTTGAGGGTGTTCGTTCTTTGGACGAGTTCAGCTTTCCCATGACACAGGAAACGCACACATATGAGGACGTGCAGGTAGGAGCTGGTGTTGAAGAACATGAAGTGCAGGCAGTAGCAGGTGTTGAAGTTGTAGAAGTACAGTCCAGTGCTGGTGGTAATAAACGCCCACGCGTTCCAAGGCCAAACGCCAAGAGGCAAAAAAATTTCATTCCGGACGAGGATGTAATTGTTGTCTCAGCTTGGTTGAACGTCAGCAAAGATCCCGTGCAAGGTGCTAATCAGTCTCATTCCTCCTTTTGGCGTAGAATTTATGATTACTATGAGACCCACAGGAAGTCATTTGCAAGCCGAACAGAGAGTTCACTAATGCATAGATGGATGTATATTTTGGAGAATGTCAACAAGTATTGTGCTTGCTATGATGCGATTGAGCGTAGAAATCAAAGTGGAAAAACCATTCATGACAAG GTTTCTGAAGCATTAACTATGTTCCAAGGAATGAACGGTGAGAAGACATTCACTCTCATGCAGTGCTGGAACATTTTGAAGGATGAAGAGAAGTGGAAGGCCAAGAGAAGGGAACTGGCAGAGCTGAAGCAAGCCGGTAACAAGAAAAAGAAGGTTCGCCCAGACTCCACTCCCACGAATGTACAAGTCAACATCACTGAAGATGTCACTGAGATTGCACCTCCAGAGTCCGAAGCCCGAAAGAGGCCACAGGGACAGAAGAAGGCAAAAGATGCTCTAaggcgaggaggaggtgaagcttgcATGGAGGCTTTGGACAAAATGTGGGCGAAGAAGGAGGCATTTGACatggagaaagagaagaagaaagaggagagGCACATGGCTTCACTTGAGCTAGAGAAAAGGCGCCTGGCATTAGAAGAAAAAAAGGTAGAAGCTGAATTGCGGAAGGTGGAAAATGACACAATCGAAAAGGAAGAAAAAATAATGGCAATGGACATTAGCGCCTTGAccccgcagcagcagcagtactaCACAGTTATGCAGCAGAAGATTGTTGATCGTCGTTTGGCGAATTAA